The Solanum lycopersicum chromosome 6, SLM_r2.1 genome has a window encoding:
- the TRM17/20A gene encoding uncharacterized protein TRM17/20A isoform X4 translates to MLIFSFRTLLCREMTGGEMNGFQNGKNCNLDKPFPGCLGRMVNLFDLNSGVTGNKLLTDKPHGSLSRSQSDVVRMYPSGNQIEEKMIVSDLKRNSSNRKSNGTPMKMLIAQEMSKEIDSSQNPPSLVAKLMGLDAFPTRKSVSATQSHFGGHSRSHTDSSFSYCPHENGSLMEEMHQEFHQCPEENEYKDVYEVWQQPTKINCVRSKSPQKARHDETSIDKKVAFVRQKFIEAKCLSIDGNLRQSKEFQEALDVLSSNTDLFLKFLQEPNPMFSQQLQKLKSVPPPPETKRITVLRPTKMVDNSRFGESGNKNEKEMKRATQVGQGNRVDESHCPVSPPAPGWNDENPAQPTRIVVLKPSLTKTRNCMAASSPPSASPRVSEAEMKYVNIEDNEAQDSGEVALSQKMHENLGGHRRDETLFSSMSSNGYIGDESSFNKSENEYVAGNLSDSEVISPVSRHSWDYINRFVEPYSCSSLSRASYSPESSVSREAKKRLSERWAMVSSNGSFPEQRHLRRRSSTLGEMLALSDTKHAGGMEQEISKEEPGTSYSNLMNNSNCDEGIDESPRNLLRSKSVPVSSSEFGTLLNADVPGHETGKPNLPEETTKPRSTKLSLKNLLFSRNRKPSKDNGRHLQSNNEVQSGVKSSYCPAKVDLGREFSSADLHKSPGKLVSQNSFGEQGIISPEVGLFVSKSLPLENQCESQDEPSPISALDTTFEEDEHSACISFGRTKPDHGGELSVDPIRCNLIDKSPPIGSIARTLSWNDSCIDTASSVPLRPFLSTWRTEEEEKEWFSFVQTLLTVAGLDEVQSDAFLLMWHSTESPLDPSLREKYVDLHEKNTLHEARRRQRRSTRKLVFDCVNAALMEIAGYGPDTCQRAIPHNGVSNNLPEGAKLILVDQVWTRMKEWFSSEVKCLSGDDDEDGNSLVVDGLVMKEVVGKGWLQHLRLEIDNVGTEIERELLAELVHESVIELTGRA, encoded by the exons ATGTTAATTTTCAGTTTCCGGACACTTCTTTGCCGTGAAATGACAG GTGGTGAGATGAATGGGTTTCAGAATGGCAAAAATTGCAATCTTGATAAACCTTTTCCAGGATGCTTGGGACGAATGGTGAACCTTTTCGATTTAAATTCTGGGGTGACAGGAAACAAGCTTCTTACAGATAAACCACATG GCTCTCTTTCGAGGAGCCAATCAGATGTTGTCAGGATGTATCCTTCTGGGAATCAAATAGAGGAAAAAATG ATTGTTTCAGATTTGAAGAGAAACAGTTCAAACAGGAAATCAAATGGAACACCAATGAAGATGCTTATAGCCCAGGAAATGTCCAAGGAAATAGATTCTAGTCAGAACCCACCTAGTCTTGTTGCCAAGTTGATGGGCCTTGATGCTTTTCCAACTCGAAAGTCTGTTTCAGCCACACAAAGTCATTTTGGAGGTCATTCTCGATCTCATACTGATTCCTCTTTCAGTTATTGCCCGCACGAAAACGGATCTTTGATGGAAGAAATGCATCAGGAATTTCATCAATGCCCAGAAGAGAATGAATATAAAGATGTCTATGAAGTTTGGCAGCAACCCACAAAGATAAACTGTGTGAGAAGCAAATCTCCCCAAAAGGCAAGACATGACGAAACCAGTATTGACAAGAAGGTAGCTTTTGTTCGTCAGAAGTTCATTGAAGCTAAATGCTTATCTATAGATGGAAATCTTCGCCAGTCTAAGGAATTCCAAGAAGCATTGGACGTTTTAAGTTCCAACACAGATTTATTTCTCAAGTTTCTGCAAGAACCCAATCCAATGTTTTCGCAGCAGTTACAAAAGTTGAAATCCGTACCTCCTCCTCCTGAGACAAAACGAATAACTGTTCTTAGACCAACAAAGATGGTGGATAATAGTAGATTTGGTGAATCAggaaacaaaaatgaaaaagagatgAAGAGAGCCACCCAGGTGGGTCAGGGAAACAGGGTAGACGAAAGCCATTGTCCGGTTTCCCCTCCTGCACCAGGGTGGAATGATGAAAATCCTGCTCAGCCGACAAGGATTGTGGTGTTGAAACCAAGTCTTACCAAGACACGCAACTGCATGGCTGCAAGTTCTCCACCTTCAGCATCACCGAGAGTATCAGAAgctgaaatgaagtatgtaaacATAGAGGATAATGAAGCTCAGGATTCAGGAGAAGTGGCCTTATCACAGAAGATGCATGAAAACCTTGGTGGACACAGAAGGGATGAAACCTTGTTTTCTTCTATGTCTTCCAATGGCTACATTGGTGATGAAAGTTCATTTAACAAGTCTGAAAATGAGTATGTTGCAGGAAATCTCAGTGATTCAGAAGTCATATCACCAGTTTCTAGGCACTCCTGGGATTACATTAATAGATTTGTCGAGCCTTATTCCTGCTCCTCCTTGAGCCGTGCATCTTATTCCCCAGAATCTTCGGTTTCTAGAGAAGCCAAGAAGCGACTTTCGGAGAGATGGGCAATGGTGTCCTCTAATGGAAGTTTTCCGGAACAAAGACATCTTCGAAGAAGGTCCAGTACATTAGGTGAGATGCTTGCTCTTTCTGACACAAAGCATGCTGGAGGAATGGAGCAGGAGATTAGCAAAGAAGAGCCTGGAACTTCATATTCCAACTTGATGAATAATTCCAATTGTGATGAAGGCATTGATGAGTCACCAAGGAACCTCTTGAGGTCTAAATCTGTTCCTGTATCTTCGTCTGAATTCGGTACGCTGTTGAATGCAGATGTTCCAGGTCATGAGACAGGAAAACCCAACCTTCCTGAAGAGACAACAAAACCAAGAAGCACAAAATTGTCACTGAAAAATCTGTTGTTCTCAAGGAACAGAAAACCAAGCAAAGACAACGGACGCCATCTGCAATCCAACAATGAAGTGCAGTCTGGCGTTAAGTCTTCATATTGTCCTGCAAAAGTTGATCTGGGACGTGAGTTCTCGTCAGCTGATCTTCATAAATCACCAGGCAAACTAGTTTCCCAGAATTCCTTTGGGGAGCAAGGCATAATTTCTCCTGAG GTTGGCCTGTTTGTATCAAAATCTTTGCCCTTGGAAAATCAATGTGAGAGCCAGGACGAACCTAGTCCAATATCTGCTTTGGATACAACGTTTGAAGAGGATGAACATTCAGCATGTATATCCTTTGGCAGGACGAAGCCAGATCATG GTGGTGAGTTGTCTGTTGACCCTATAAGGTGCAATCTGATTGACAAATCTCCTCCAATAGGATCAATTGCTCGTACTCTGTCATGGAACGATTCCTGCATAGATACGGCCAGTTCAGTTCCTTTAAGACCATTTTTATCCACTTGGCGGAcagaggaagaagaaaaagaatggtTCTCTTTTGTTCAAACATTATTAACGGTGGCTGGCCTTGATGAAGTGCAATCAGATGCCTTCTTATTGATGTGGCATTCGACTGAAAGCCCTTTGGATCCTTCTCTTAGAGAAAAGTATGTCGATCTGCATGAGAAGAATACACTACACGAAGCCAGGCGAAGACAAAGGAGATCAACGCGAAAACTTGTGTTTGATTGTGTAAATGCTGCACTGATGGAAATCGCAGGATATGGGCCAGACACTTGCCAAAGAGCCATACCCCATAATGGGGTCAGTAATAATCTCCCAGAAGGAGCTAAATTGATATTGGTGGACCAAGTGTGGACCCGAATGAAGGAGTGGTTTTCTAGTGAGGTGAAATGTCTCTctggtgatgatgatgaggacGGAAACAGCCTGGTGGTAGATGGACTGGTGATGAAGGAGGTTGTGGGGAAGGGTTGGCTTCAACATTTGAGGTTAGAGATAGACAATGTTGGAACGGAAATTGAAAGGGAGTTGCTGGCAGAGCTTGTTCATGAATCCGTCATTGAATTGACAGGTAGAGCGTGA
- the TRM17/20A gene encoding uncharacterized protein TRM17/20A isoform X2, with protein sequence MLIFSFRTLLCREMTGGEMNGFQNGKNCNLDKPFPGCLGRMVNLFDLNSGVTGNKLLTDKPHGSLSRSQSDVVRMYPSGNQIEEKMIVSDLKRNSSNRKSNGTPMKMLIAQEMSKEIDSSQNPPSLVAKLMGLDAFPTRKSVSATQSHFGGHSRSHTDSSFSYCPHENGSLMEEMHQEFHQCPEENEYKDVYEVWQQPTKINCVRSKSPQKARHDETSIDKKVAFVRQKFIEAKCLSIDGNLRQSKEFQEALDVLSSNTDLFLKFLQEPNPMFSQQLQKLKSVPPPPETKRITVLRPTKMVDNSRFGESGNKNEKEMKRATQVGQGNRVDESHCPVSPPAPGWNDENPAQPTRIVVLKPSLTKTRNCMAASSPPSASPRVSEAEMKYVNIEDNEAQDSGEVALSQKMHENLGGHRRDETLFSSMSSNGYIGDESSFNKSENEYVAGNLSDSEVISPVSRHSWDYINRFVEPYSCSSLSRASYSPESSVSREAKKRLSERWAMVSSNGSFPEQRHLRRRSSTLGEMLALSDTKHAGGMEQEISKEEPGTSYSNLMNNSNCDEGIDESPRNLLRSKSVPVSSSEFGTLLNADVPGHETGKPNLPEETTKPRSTKLSLKNLLFSRNRKPSKDNGRHLQSNNEVQSGVKSSYCPAKVDLGREFSSADLHKSPGKLVSQNSFGEQGIISPEVGLFVSKSLPLENQCESQDEPSPISALDTTFEEDEHSACISFGRTKPDHGKSCGELSVDPIRCNLIDKSPPIGSIARTLSWNDSCIDTASSVPLRPFLSTWRTEEEEKEWFSFVQTLLTVAGLDEVQSDAFLLMWHSTESPLDPSLREKYVDLHEKNTLHEARRRQRRSTRKLVFDCVNAALMEIAGYGPDTCQRAIPHNGVSNNLPEGAKLILVDQVWTRMKEWFSSEVKCLSGDDDEDGNSLVVDGLVMKEVVGKGWLQHLRLEIDNVGTEIERELLAELVHESVIELTGRA encoded by the exons ATGTTAATTTTCAGTTTCCGGACACTTCTTTGCCGTGAAATGACAG GTGGTGAGATGAATGGGTTTCAGAATGGCAAAAATTGCAATCTTGATAAACCTTTTCCAGGATGCTTGGGACGAATGGTGAACCTTTTCGATTTAAATTCTGGGGTGACAGGAAACAAGCTTCTTACAGATAAACCACATG GCTCTCTTTCGAGGAGCCAATCAGATGTTGTCAGGATGTATCCTTCTGGGAATCAAATAGAGGAAAAAATG ATTGTTTCAGATTTGAAGAGAAACAGTTCAAACAGGAAATCAAATGGAACACCAATGAAGATGCTTATAGCCCAGGAAATGTCCAAGGAAATAGATTCTAGTCAGAACCCACCTAGTCTTGTTGCCAAGTTGATGGGCCTTGATGCTTTTCCAACTCGAAAGTCTGTTTCAGCCACACAAAGTCATTTTGGAGGTCATTCTCGATCTCATACTGATTCCTCTTTCAGTTATTGCCCGCACGAAAACGGATCTTTGATGGAAGAAATGCATCAGGAATTTCATCAATGCCCAGAAGAGAATGAATATAAAGATGTCTATGAAGTTTGGCAGCAACCCACAAAGATAAACTGTGTGAGAAGCAAATCTCCCCAAAAGGCAAGACATGACGAAACCAGTATTGACAAGAAGGTAGCTTTTGTTCGTCAGAAGTTCATTGAAGCTAAATGCTTATCTATAGATGGAAATCTTCGCCAGTCTAAGGAATTCCAAGAAGCATTGGACGTTTTAAGTTCCAACACAGATTTATTTCTCAAGTTTCTGCAAGAACCCAATCCAATGTTTTCGCAGCAGTTACAAAAGTTGAAATCCGTACCTCCTCCTCCTGAGACAAAACGAATAACTGTTCTTAGACCAACAAAGATGGTGGATAATAGTAGATTTGGTGAATCAggaaacaaaaatgaaaaagagatgAAGAGAGCCACCCAGGTGGGTCAGGGAAACAGGGTAGACGAAAGCCATTGTCCGGTTTCCCCTCCTGCACCAGGGTGGAATGATGAAAATCCTGCTCAGCCGACAAGGATTGTGGTGTTGAAACCAAGTCTTACCAAGACACGCAACTGCATGGCTGCAAGTTCTCCACCTTCAGCATCACCGAGAGTATCAGAAgctgaaatgaagtatgtaaacATAGAGGATAATGAAGCTCAGGATTCAGGAGAAGTGGCCTTATCACAGAAGATGCATGAAAACCTTGGTGGACACAGAAGGGATGAAACCTTGTTTTCTTCTATGTCTTCCAATGGCTACATTGGTGATGAAAGTTCATTTAACAAGTCTGAAAATGAGTATGTTGCAGGAAATCTCAGTGATTCAGAAGTCATATCACCAGTTTCTAGGCACTCCTGGGATTACATTAATAGATTTGTCGAGCCTTATTCCTGCTCCTCCTTGAGCCGTGCATCTTATTCCCCAGAATCTTCGGTTTCTAGAGAAGCCAAGAAGCGACTTTCGGAGAGATGGGCAATGGTGTCCTCTAATGGAAGTTTTCCGGAACAAAGACATCTTCGAAGAAGGTCCAGTACATTAGGTGAGATGCTTGCTCTTTCTGACACAAAGCATGCTGGAGGAATGGAGCAGGAGATTAGCAAAGAAGAGCCTGGAACTTCATATTCCAACTTGATGAATAATTCCAATTGTGATGAAGGCATTGATGAGTCACCAAGGAACCTCTTGAGGTCTAAATCTGTTCCTGTATCTTCGTCTGAATTCGGTACGCTGTTGAATGCAGATGTTCCAGGTCATGAGACAGGAAAACCCAACCTTCCTGAAGAGACAACAAAACCAAGAAGCACAAAATTGTCACTGAAAAATCTGTTGTTCTCAAGGAACAGAAAACCAAGCAAAGACAACGGACGCCATCTGCAATCCAACAATGAAGTGCAGTCTGGCGTTAAGTCTTCATATTGTCCTGCAAAAGTTGATCTGGGACGTGAGTTCTCGTCAGCTGATCTTCATAAATCACCAGGCAAACTAGTTTCCCAGAATTCCTTTGGGGAGCAAGGCATAATTTCTCCTGAG GTTGGCCTGTTTGTATCAAAATCTTTGCCCTTGGAAAATCAATGTGAGAGCCAGGACGAACCTAGTCCAATATCTGCTTTGGATACAACGTTTGAAGAGGATGAACATTCAGCATGTATATCCTTTGGCAGGACGAAGCCAGATCATGGTAAATCAT GTGGTGAGTTGTCTGTTGACCCTATAAGGTGCAATCTGATTGACAAATCTCCTCCAATAGGATCAATTGCTCGTACTCTGTCATGGAACGATTCCTGCATAGATACGGCCAGTTCAGTTCCTTTAAGACCATTTTTATCCACTTGGCGGAcagaggaagaagaaaaagaatggtTCTCTTTTGTTCAAACATTATTAACGGTGGCTGGCCTTGATGAAGTGCAATCAGATGCCTTCTTATTGATGTGGCATTCGACTGAAAGCCCTTTGGATCCTTCTCTTAGAGAAAAGTATGTCGATCTGCATGAGAAGAATACACTACACGAAGCCAGGCGAAGACAAAGGAGATCAACGCGAAAACTTGTGTTTGATTGTGTAAATGCTGCACTGATGGAAATCGCAGGATATGGGCCAGACACTTGCCAAAGAGCCATACCCCATAATGGGGTCAGTAATAATCTCCCAGAAGGAGCTAAATTGATATTGGTGGACCAAGTGTGGACCCGAATGAAGGAGTGGTTTTCTAGTGAGGTGAAATGTCTCTctggtgatgatgatgaggacGGAAACAGCCTGGTGGTAGATGGACTGGTGATGAAGGAGGTTGTGGGGAAGGGTTGGCTTCAACATTTGAGGTTAGAGATAGACAATGTTGGAACGGAAATTGAAAGGGAGTTGCTGGCAGAGCTTGTTCATGAATCCGTCATTGAATTGACAGGTAGAGCGTGA
- the TRM17/20A gene encoding uncharacterized protein TRM17/20A isoform X10 — protein sequence MLFQLESLFQPHKVILEEFHQCPEENEYKDVYEVWQQPTKINCVRSKSPQKARHDETSIDKKVAFVRQKFIEAKCLSIDGNLRQSKEFQEALDVLSSNTDLFLKFLQEPNPMFSQQLQKLKSVPPPPETKRITVLRPTKMVDNSRFGESGNKNEKEMKRATQVGQGNRVDESHCPVSPPAPGWNDENPAQPTRIVVLKPSLTKTRNCMAASSPPSASPRVSEAEMKYVNIEDNEAQDSGEVALSQKMHENLGGHRRDETLFSSMSSNGYIGDESSFNKSENEYVAGNLSDSEVISPVSRHSWDYINRFVEPYSCSSLSRASYSPESSVSREAKKRLSERWAMVSSNGSFPEQRHLRRRSSTLGEMLALSDTKHAGGMEQEISKEEPGTSYSNLMNNSNCDEGIDESPRNLLRSKSVPVSSSEFGTLLNADVPGHETGKPNLPEETTKPRSTKLSLKNLLFSRNRKPSKDNGRHLQSNNEVQSGVKSSYCPAKVDLGREFSSADLHKSPGKLVSQNSFGEQGIISPEVGLFVSKSLPLENQCESQDEPSPISALDTTFEEDEHSACISFGRTKPDHGGELSVDPIRCNLIDKSPPIGSIARTLSWNDSCIDTASSVPLRPFLSTWRTEEEEKEWFSFVQTLLTVAGLDEVQSDAFLLMWHSTESPLDPSLREKYVDLHEKNTLHEARRRQRRSTRKLVFDCVNAALMEIAGYGPDTCQRAIPHNGVSNNLPEGAKLILVDQVWTRMKEWFSSEVKCLSGDDDEDGNSLVVDGLVMKEVVGKGWLQHLRLEIDNVGTEIERELLAELVHESVIELTGRA from the exons ATGCTTTTCCAACTCGAAAGTCTGTTTCAGCCACACAAAGTCATTTTGGAG GAATTTCATCAATGCCCAGAAGAGAATGAATATAAAGATGTCTATGAAGTTTGGCAGCAACCCACAAAGATAAACTGTGTGAGAAGCAAATCTCCCCAAAAGGCAAGACATGACGAAACCAGTATTGACAAGAAGGTAGCTTTTGTTCGTCAGAAGTTCATTGAAGCTAAATGCTTATCTATAGATGGAAATCTTCGCCAGTCTAAGGAATTCCAAGAAGCATTGGACGTTTTAAGTTCCAACACAGATTTATTTCTCAAGTTTCTGCAAGAACCCAATCCAATGTTTTCGCAGCAGTTACAAAAGTTGAAATCCGTACCTCCTCCTCCTGAGACAAAACGAATAACTGTTCTTAGACCAACAAAGATGGTGGATAATAGTAGATTTGGTGAATCAggaaacaaaaatgaaaaagagatgAAGAGAGCCACCCAGGTGGGTCAGGGAAACAGGGTAGACGAAAGCCATTGTCCGGTTTCCCCTCCTGCACCAGGGTGGAATGATGAAAATCCTGCTCAGCCGACAAGGATTGTGGTGTTGAAACCAAGTCTTACCAAGACACGCAACTGCATGGCTGCAAGTTCTCCACCTTCAGCATCACCGAGAGTATCAGAAgctgaaatgaagtatgtaaacATAGAGGATAATGAAGCTCAGGATTCAGGAGAAGTGGCCTTATCACAGAAGATGCATGAAAACCTTGGTGGACACAGAAGGGATGAAACCTTGTTTTCTTCTATGTCTTCCAATGGCTACATTGGTGATGAAAGTTCATTTAACAAGTCTGAAAATGAGTATGTTGCAGGAAATCTCAGTGATTCAGAAGTCATATCACCAGTTTCTAGGCACTCCTGGGATTACATTAATAGATTTGTCGAGCCTTATTCCTGCTCCTCCTTGAGCCGTGCATCTTATTCCCCAGAATCTTCGGTTTCTAGAGAAGCCAAGAAGCGACTTTCGGAGAGATGGGCAATGGTGTCCTCTAATGGAAGTTTTCCGGAACAAAGACATCTTCGAAGAAGGTCCAGTACATTAGGTGAGATGCTTGCTCTTTCTGACACAAAGCATGCTGGAGGAATGGAGCAGGAGATTAGCAAAGAAGAGCCTGGAACTTCATATTCCAACTTGATGAATAATTCCAATTGTGATGAAGGCATTGATGAGTCACCAAGGAACCTCTTGAGGTCTAAATCTGTTCCTGTATCTTCGTCTGAATTCGGTACGCTGTTGAATGCAGATGTTCCAGGTCATGAGACAGGAAAACCCAACCTTCCTGAAGAGACAACAAAACCAAGAAGCACAAAATTGTCACTGAAAAATCTGTTGTTCTCAAGGAACAGAAAACCAAGCAAAGACAACGGACGCCATCTGCAATCCAACAATGAAGTGCAGTCTGGCGTTAAGTCTTCATATTGTCCTGCAAAAGTTGATCTGGGACGTGAGTTCTCGTCAGCTGATCTTCATAAATCACCAGGCAAACTAGTTTCCCAGAATTCCTTTGGGGAGCAAGGCATAATTTCTCCTGAG GTTGGCCTGTTTGTATCAAAATCTTTGCCCTTGGAAAATCAATGTGAGAGCCAGGACGAACCTAGTCCAATATCTGCTTTGGATACAACGTTTGAAGAGGATGAACATTCAGCATGTATATCCTTTGGCAGGACGAAGCCAGATCATG GTGGTGAGTTGTCTGTTGACCCTATAAGGTGCAATCTGATTGACAAATCTCCTCCAATAGGATCAATTGCTCGTACTCTGTCATGGAACGATTCCTGCATAGATACGGCCAGTTCAGTTCCTTTAAGACCATTTTTATCCACTTGGCGGAcagaggaagaagaaaaagaatggtTCTCTTTTGTTCAAACATTATTAACGGTGGCTGGCCTTGATGAAGTGCAATCAGATGCCTTCTTATTGATGTGGCATTCGACTGAAAGCCCTTTGGATCCTTCTCTTAGAGAAAAGTATGTCGATCTGCATGAGAAGAATACACTACACGAAGCCAGGCGAAGACAAAGGAGATCAACGCGAAAACTTGTGTTTGATTGTGTAAATGCTGCACTGATGGAAATCGCAGGATATGGGCCAGACACTTGCCAAAGAGCCATACCCCATAATGGGGTCAGTAATAATCTCCCAGAAGGAGCTAAATTGATATTGGTGGACCAAGTGTGGACCCGAATGAAGGAGTGGTTTTCTAGTGAGGTGAAATGTCTCTctggtgatgatgatgaggacGGAAACAGCCTGGTGGTAGATGGACTGGTGATGAAGGAGGTTGTGGGGAAGGGTTGGCTTCAACATTTGAGGTTAGAGATAGACAATGTTGGAACGGAAATTGAAAGGGAGTTGCTGGCAGAGCTTGTTCATGAATCCGTCATTGAATTGACAGGTAGAGCGTGA